From a single Natronorubrum tibetense GA33 genomic region:
- a CDS encoding CBS domain-containing protein, producing the protein MHDTIPVSEIMVTDVVTAPPDASASHAATLMRDEHVSSVIVVRDSSPVGIVTEGDFVSHLCERADLGRVDLETVMASPLETIAPDTSIVDAVAVLRGNGLEHLPVVERGHEADATDGVGESGTLVGILTTTELSYYVPHLAHRTSDREHHRPQRQVRTDTLYERDDWTFDYRGEDESTVSVGDVARFSKAISDDDVEAFAEITGDTNRVHLDEAYAGETRFGERIVHGILANGLISAALARLPGLTIYLSQESSFLAPLSIGEQVTATCEIVDDLGDDKFRIETTVSDGDETTVLEGDAVVLIDELPPDPALEGDAATAD; encoded by the coding sequence ATGCACGACACGATTCCCGTCTCCGAGATCATGGTCACCGACGTCGTCACCGCTCCGCCCGACGCGAGCGCGAGCCACGCTGCGACCCTGATGCGCGACGAACACGTCAGTTCGGTCATCGTCGTTCGCGACAGCTCGCCCGTCGGGATCGTCACCGAAGGCGACTTTGTGAGCCACCTCTGTGAGCGGGCGGACCTCGGTAGGGTCGACCTCGAGACCGTGATGGCGTCTCCATTGGAGACGATCGCACCCGACACCTCCATCGTCGACGCGGTGGCCGTCCTGCGCGGGAACGGACTCGAGCACCTGCCGGTCGTCGAACGTGGCCACGAAGCGGACGCGACCGACGGCGTCGGCGAATCCGGCACGCTCGTCGGCATCCTCACGACGACGGAGCTATCCTACTACGTCCCGCATCTGGCCCATCGAACGAGTGATCGCGAGCACCACCGCCCGCAACGACAGGTCCGGACCGACACTCTGTACGAGCGCGACGACTGGACGTTCGACTACCGCGGTGAGGACGAGTCGACCGTCTCCGTCGGCGACGTCGCCCGCTTCTCGAAGGCGATCTCTGACGACGATGTCGAGGCGTTCGCCGAGATCACCGGCGACACGAATCGCGTCCACCTCGACGAAGCCTACGCCGGCGAGACCCGGTTCGGCGAGCGGATCGTCCACGGAATCCTCGCGAACGGGCTGATCAGTGCGGCACTCGCCCGCCTGCCCGGACTGACGATCTATCTCTCCCAGGAAAGTAGCTTCCTCGCCCCGCTATCGATCGGCGAACAGGTGACGGCCACCTGTGAAATCGTCGACGATCTCGGCGACGACAAGTTTCGGATCGAGACAACGGTCTCCGACGGCGACGAGACGACAGTGCTCGAGGGCGATGCCGTCGTCCTCATCGACGAGCTGCCGCCGGATCCCGCACTCGAGGGCGACGCGGCAACTGCCGACTGA
- a CDS encoding RNA-binding domain-containing protein produces the protein MTDIYRVDVEITAPVYDTEVTSRVADAVANIFPNADLEEAFGEIRAEAHAMDHFSELLHRQEILDTARGEFFANREGDTFSFALKKQAAFEDRVNFSVGESDELGEIAVRVRVEAPTLEEYVDHIAPPTEDGRPIED, from the coding sequence ATGACCGATATCTACCGCGTCGACGTCGAGATCACGGCCCCCGTCTATGACACCGAAGTTACCAGCCGCGTCGCCGACGCCGTCGCGAACATCTTCCCGAACGCCGACCTCGAGGAAGCGTTCGGCGAAATCAGGGCCGAAGCACATGCGATGGACCACTTCTCGGAACTGCTCCACCGACAGGAGATTCTGGACACCGCCCGCGGCGAGTTCTTCGCGAACCGGGAGGGAGACACCTTCAGCTTCGCGCTCAAGAAACAGGCGGCCTTCGAGGACCGCGTCAACTTCTCGGTCGGCGAATCCGACGAACTCGGCGAGATTGCCGTTCGGGTCCGCGTCGAAGCGCCGACGCTCGAAGAGTACGTCGACCACATCGCGCCGCCGACGGAAGACGGGCGGCCGATTGAAGACTGA
- a CDS encoding AAA family ATPase translates to MHVIGTVGLPGSGKGEAATVARENGIPVVTMGDVVRQETADRGLDPAKDHGKVAQALRDENGPAAIAERSLPMIENRLENHDTVLVDGIRSGTEVNVFAERFESAFTLVSIEAPFEVRAERIDDRGRDIGEDEGGEGLAARDERERGFGMDDAMERADIVVENTATLEAFHDRIQSIIERGTSDSEATTGSNTEVHQP, encoded by the coding sequence ATGCACGTCATCGGAACGGTGGGACTCCCCGGAAGCGGGAAAGGCGAGGCCGCCACCGTCGCACGCGAGAACGGAATCCCGGTCGTGACGATGGGTGATGTCGTCCGCCAGGAGACCGCCGACCGCGGGCTCGACCCCGCGAAAGATCACGGCAAGGTCGCCCAGGCGCTGCGCGACGAGAACGGACCGGCGGCGATCGCAGAGCGCTCGCTGCCGATGATCGAGAACCGCCTCGAGAACCACGACACCGTCCTCGTCGACGGCATTCGCTCCGGAACCGAGGTCAACGTCTTCGCGGAGCGCTTCGAGAGCGCTTTCACGCTAGTCAGTATCGAAGCCCCCTTCGAGGTCAGAGCCGAGCGTATCGACGACCGCGGCCGCGACATCGGCGAGGACGAGGGCGGGGAGGGACTCGCCGCCCGCGACGAGCGCGAACGCGGCTTCGGGATGGACGACGCGATGGAACGAGCGGACATCGTCGTCGAGAACACGGCCACACTCGAGGCGTTTCACGACCGGATACAGTCGATCATCGAACGAGGGACGAGCGATTCCGAAGCGACTACGGGGAGCAACACGGAGGTTCACCAACCATGA
- a CDS encoding YccF domain-containing protein: MTQRSLFVRALWFLVIGWWATPIVVNVAWFLNVTIVLAPIGIKLVNLVPTVLTLAEPRSFTNPELARGQHSLVVRALYFVFVGWWLSFFWANLAAFLAVTIIGLPVAIWLANRLPFVTSLYRFHG; the protein is encoded by the coding sequence GTGACGCAGCGATCTCTCTTCGTACGGGCGCTCTGGTTTCTGGTCATCGGCTGGTGGGCGACGCCGATCGTGGTCAACGTTGCGTGGTTCCTGAACGTGACTATCGTGCTGGCACCGATCGGAATCAAACTGGTTAACCTCGTGCCGACGGTGCTGACGCTGGCCGAACCGCGGTCGTTCACGAACCCCGAGTTGGCTCGAGGTCAGCACTCGCTGGTGGTGCGTGCGCTCTACTTCGTCTTCGTCGGCTGGTGGCTCAGCTTCTTCTGGGCCAACCTCGCGGCGTTTCTGGCGGTGACGATCATCGGGCTTCCGGTCGCGATTTGGCTGGCCAACCGGCTGCCGTTCGTCACGTCTCTGTATCGATTTCACGGCTGA
- a CDS encoding BCCT family transporter — MVDDSKPGGDRLTDGWFEADTEVEPGDTNIQVAGLDVQPHVFFISIGVIIAFVLVTLFYPGELMANAFGETFASAEGAFGWIQGGIVGSFSWLYILAVNLFIIVALFFALSRFGKIRIGGVGAEKEFSDLSWVAMLFSAGMGIGLMFWSVGEPLFHFADPLFGAEGETAAGAEVGMATTYFHWGFHPWAIYGLVGLGLAFFSFNRGLPLTFRSVFWPILGDRIYGWPGHVIDILTVFATLFGIATSLGLGALQISAGLSFMGNEVVGTAVPTGTGMQVGIIAVITAIALVSVGAGLDKGIRRLSTLNVGLMLAIMVTVLLVGPTVFVLGLFPQALGTYLSNFPELALWSDSFDSAPYAGWMNDWTIFYWGWWIAWSPFVGLFIARISRGRTVREFIGGVLIIPAVFSFFWMSVFGGTALHFELFTEQGIMETVFDAGEEVAMFELFTLLPFTILLSTLAIILVTTFFVTSSDSGSLVLGHLSSGGKHDAPRKQRIAWALAEGIVASVLLIGGGLGALQTAVITAGLPFALVLVFLCYSLYLGLSKEYRTLESDEFAEWIEEIKDEQDVVVKKSGSGVVTNIRDTGSKRGGAAEDD, encoded by the coding sequence ATGGTAGATGACAGCAAGCCAGGGGGCGATCGGTTGACTGATGGCTGGTTCGAGGCGGATACTGAGGTGGAACCGGGCGATACGAACATACAGGTGGCCGGGCTGGATGTCCAGCCTCACGTCTTTTTCATCTCGATCGGCGTCATCATCGCGTTTGTTCTGGTGACATTGTTCTACCCGGGTGAGCTGATGGCAAACGCCTTCGGCGAGACGTTCGCCTCTGCAGAGGGGGCCTTTGGCTGGATACAGGGCGGTATCGTCGGAAGTTTTAGCTGGCTGTACATTCTCGCAGTAAACCTGTTTATTATTGTGGCACTGTTCTTTGCGCTCAGCAGGTTCGGAAAGATTAGAATCGGCGGTGTCGGCGCGGAAAAAGAATTCAGCGATCTCTCATGGGTCGCCATGCTGTTTAGCGCAGGGATGGGGATCGGACTCATGTTCTGGAGCGTCGGCGAACCGCTGTTTCACTTCGCCGATCCGTTGTTCGGGGCTGAAGGCGAGACGGCTGCTGGAGCTGAAGTCGGCATGGCCACCACCTACTTCCACTGGGGATTTCACCCGTGGGCGATCTACGGACTGGTCGGGCTCGGCCTCGCCTTTTTCTCGTTCAACCGTGGGCTCCCGCTGACGTTCCGATCGGTGTTCTGGCCAATTCTGGGCGATCGGATCTACGGTTGGCCGGGCCACGTAATCGACATCCTGACCGTCTTCGCGACGTTGTTCGGGATCGCGACATCGCTCGGGCTCGGCGCGCTCCAGATCTCGGCTGGGCTCTCGTTTATGGGCAACGAGGTCGTCGGGACAGCAGTCCCCACGGGGACGGGGATGCAAGTCGGTATCATCGCGGTTATTACGGCGATCGCACTCGTGTCAGTTGGCGCCGGACTGGACAAAGGCATTCGCCGACTCAGTACTCTCAACGTCGGCTTGATGCTCGCAATCATGGTTACGGTTCTGCTCGTCGGGCCGACAGTGTTCGTCCTCGGACTGTTCCCCCAAGCACTGGGAACATATCTGTCGAACTTTCCTGAGTTGGCACTGTGGTCTGATAGCTTCGATAGCGCTCCGTACGCGGGCTGGATGAACGACTGGACCATCTTCTACTGGGGCTGGTGGATCGCGTGGTCGCCGTTTGTCGGTCTGTTTATCGCCCGCATTTCCCGTGGTCGAACGGTCCGTGAGTTCATCGGCGGCGTCCTGATTATCCCAGCAGTCTTCTCTTTTTTCTGGATGTCAGTCTTCGGAGGCACGGCACTGCATTTCGAACTGTTCACCGAGCAGGGCATTATGGAAACGGTCTTTGACGCCGGTGAGGAAGTCGCTATGTTCGAACTGTTTACCTTGCTACCGTTTACGATTCTCCTCTCCACACTGGCGATCATCCTGGTAACGACGTTCTTCGTGACGTCGTCTGACTCAGGTTCGCTGGTCCTTGGGCACCTGTCCTCGGGCGGGAAACACGACGCCCCCCGAAAACAGCGGATCGCCTGGGCACTGGCCGAAGGGATCGTCGCATCCGTGCTCCTGATCGGTGGCGGTCTCGGTGCGTTACAGACGGCGGTGATCACGGCCGGGCTCCCGTTCGCGCTTGTCCTCGTTTTCCTGTGTTATAGCCTCTATCTGGGGCTCTCGAAGGAGTATCGGACGCTCGAATCCGACGAGTTCGCCGAGTGGATCGAGGAGATCAAGGACGAACAAGACGTCGTCGTCAAAAAATCCGGTTCTGGCGTGGTAACGAACATTCGAGATACCGGGAGCAAACGGGGTGGGGCCGCCGAAGACGACTAG
- a CDS encoding universal stress protein translates to MYETILIPTDGSTPARKAVDHGIELATAFDATVHALYVIETKAHYVFTAAGHDPGEMDEYRTYGKELVERVVNKAVENGLDGEGAVRTGSVAQEIVSYADDNDIDGIVMGAQGRSGIDDYLVGSTTEKVVRTANVPVTTTRHRENEPIER, encoded by the coding sequence ATGTACGAGACAATTCTCATTCCGACTGACGGGAGCACGCCGGCGCGGAAGGCTGTCGACCACGGCATCGAACTTGCTACCGCGTTCGATGCGACCGTCCACGCTCTCTACGTGATCGAGACCAAAGCCCACTACGTTTTCACAGCTGCGGGACACGACCCCGGGGAAATGGACGAGTACCGCACCTACGGCAAGGAGCTCGTCGAGCGCGTCGTCAACAAGGCCGTCGAGAACGGACTCGACGGCGAAGGTGCAGTCAGGACCGGTAGCGTCGCACAGGAGATCGTCAGCTACGCAGACGACAACGACATCGACGGTATCGTCATGGGTGCACAGGGACGGAGCGGGATCGACGACTATCTCGTCGGGAGTACGACCGAAAAAGTCGTTCGGACGGCGAACGTGCCGGTGACGACGACGCGTCACCGTGAAAACGAGCCGATCGAACGATAA